In Halorhabdus rudnickae, the following proteins share a genomic window:
- a CDS encoding DHH family phosphoesterase, with product MSELTGLSERFQSTTPLATLIDDSDIDHRRFQDLIASTDSLAILCHDNPDPDTIASALALEAIAKEWEVPAVDIVHGGTVTHQQNRAMINVLDIELRSITQVTLSDYGLVAFVDHGIPGQNNSAPEDMTPDIVIDHHPADEIEGQFVDHRPAVGATATLLTRYLEVYGIELDARLATALLFGLHRETLDFNRGTTSTEHAAACVLHPHADHNIIEELTNSVFTPETISGIGDAIANREVRSSCLVSSLGRIRERDIIPQAADYLLQLEGVSTTIVYGIVDDNVCLSGRTSNAQLHIGDVMKETFDQVGSAGGHHDMAGGQVPLGFVGSVDDGDDAAMDLINQSMKARIFNALKGWTET from the coding sequence ATGTCTGAGTTGACGGGGCTATCGGAACGATTTCAATCGACCACCCCTCTAGCGACGCTGATCGATGACTCAGATATCGACCACCGGCGATTTCAGGATCTGATAGCCTCGACTGATTCACTTGCGATTCTCTGCCACGACAACCCCGATCCGGATACCATCGCAAGCGCCCTCGCACTGGAAGCGATTGCTAAAGAGTGGGAGGTACCAGCCGTCGATATCGTACATGGCGGGACAGTAACGCATCAACAGAATCGAGCGATGATCAATGTTCTCGATATAGAACTGAGGTCGATTACCCAGGTTACCCTCTCTGACTACGGACTCGTTGCGTTCGTCGATCACGGTATTCCGGGACAAAATAACTCCGCACCTGAGGATATGACGCCGGACATCGTCATTGACCACCACCCAGCCGACGAGATCGAGGGCCAATTCGTGGACCATCGGCCTGCAGTTGGGGCGACGGCGACACTACTGACCAGGTACTTGGAAGTATACGGTATCGAACTGGATGCACGCCTTGCGACAGCCCTCTTGTTCGGCCTCCATCGTGAAACGCTCGATTTCAACCGTGGGACAACATCGACAGAACACGCAGCTGCGTGTGTTCTCCACCCGCATGCAGATCACAACATCATCGAAGAGCTGACCAACTCGGTGTTCACACCGGAGACGATTAGCGGCATCGGTGATGCGATTGCCAATCGAGAGGTCCGGTCGTCCTGTCTCGTTTCCTCTCTTGGCCGGATTCGTGAACGCGACATTATCCCCCAGGCTGCTGATTACCTCCTCCAGTTGGAGGGTGTGAGTACGACCATCGTGTACGGTATCGTTGACGACAATGTCTGCCTCAGTGGTAGAACGAGCAATGCTCAGCTTCATATCGGCGATGTGATGAAGGAAACGTTCGATCAGGTAGGGAGTGCGGGTGGCCACCACGATATGGCCGGTGGACAGGTGCCCCTGGGCTTCGTCGGGTCGGTTGACGACGGTGATGACGCCGCAATGGATCTGATCAACCAGTCGATGAAAGCGCGCATCTTCAATGCTCTAAAAGGGTGGACTGAAACATGA
- the kdpA gene encoding potassium-transporting ATPase subunit KdpA, with protein sequence MASPPPVVEYAVFFILAAILVFVVGEYLAWVYRDQANSDHRPPSYFSWFERLDAIFTPIENGIYRLSGINPRREMTWKGYVKAVLVFNAFIWVLLYVVLMFQNVLPMNFVNVAGESWDLAFHTASSFTSNTNQQHYSGENLSVFTHTFGIGIAMFLTPATGLALMPAFARGFTNKEDPRLGNFYENVVRGLVRFLLPIAFLIAVILMAEGSVQTILSGKLTVETFTMGIQNIRIGPHAGIEAIKMFGTNGGGINGANAATAFENPTPLSNLVLTLAMPIGTFSAIYAWGAWVGNRSHGVAIVAAFFIIYMALTGVAVVGETGANHGMVVTENGLTVDQTIGNMEGKETRFGPTGSAIWGLTTTSTTNGGVNSMHNSWTALGAFSLLFAFATNNVSNGVGTGLLNILMFVILTAFIGALMIGRRPQYLGKKLEWQEMRYVFVTILVLPILVLIPQAVAVVYQGAIDSMNNPGFRGFSEVLYEFFSASANNGSGFEGLGDGTLFFNIVDGLQVLLARYVPITAQLAIAGYLAKKKLSPESKGSLDTDTPAFVGLLIGVIIIVSALVFLPALVFGPIGELLSGGI encoded by the coding sequence ATGGCGAGTCCACCACCGGTCGTCGAGTACGCGGTGTTCTTCATCTTGGCGGCGATCCTGGTATTCGTCGTTGGCGAGTACCTCGCGTGGGTGTACCGCGATCAGGCGAACAGTGACCATCGACCACCGAGTTACTTCTCGTGGTTCGAGCGATTAGACGCGATATTCACCCCCATTGAGAATGGGATATATCGCCTGTCCGGAATCAACCCGAGACGGGAGATGACCTGGAAGGGGTACGTGAAGGCCGTACTGGTCTTCAACGCGTTCATCTGGGTGTTGTTGTACGTCGTTCTGATGTTCCAGAACGTCCTCCCGATGAACTTCGTGAACGTGGCTGGTGAGAGTTGGGACCTCGCGTTCCACACCGCGAGCTCGTTCACCTCGAACACGAACCAGCAGCACTACAGCGGAGAGAACCTATCGGTGTTCACCCACACGTTCGGTATCGGGATCGCGATGTTCTTGACACCCGCGACCGGGCTCGCGCTCATGCCCGCGTTCGCCCGTGGGTTCACCAACAAAGAGGACCCACGCCTCGGGAACTTCTATGAGAACGTCGTCAGAGGGCTGGTTCGATTCCTGCTCCCGATTGCCTTCCTCATCGCCGTCATCCTGATGGCCGAGGGCTCGGTGCAGACGATCCTCAGCGGGAAGCTCACCGTCGAGACGTTCACGATGGGCATCCAGAACATCCGCATCGGTCCCCACGCAGGCATCGAGGCGATCAAGATGTTCGGGACCAACGGTGGTGGGATCAACGGCGCGAACGCCGCGACGGCGTTCGAGAATCCCACGCCGCTGAGCAACCTCGTCCTGACGCTAGCGATGCCGATCGGCACCTTCAGCGCGATCTACGCGTGGGGTGCGTGGGTCGGCAATCGGAGCCACGGGGTTGCAATCGTAGCCGCGTTCTTCATCATCTACATGGCCCTCACTGGTGTCGCCGTCGTCGGCGAGACCGGCGCGAATCACGGGATGGTAGTCACTGAGAATGGCCTGACCGTCGATCAGACGATCGGTAACATGGAGGGTAAGGAGACGCGCTTCGGACCGACCGGGAGTGCGATCTGGGGGTTGACGACCACCTCAACGACCAACGGCGGGGTCAACAGCATGCACAACAGCTGGACTGCACTCGGTGCGTTCTCTTTGCTGTTCGCGTTCGCCACGAACAACGTCAGTAACGGTGTCGGCACGGGGCTGTTGAACATCCTGATGTTCGTCATCCTTACTGCCTTCATCGGGGCACTGATGATCGGCCGCCGCCCGCAGTATCTCGGGAAGAAATTGGAGTGGCAGGAGATGCGATACGTCTTCGTCACTATCCTTGTACTCCCGATACTGGTACTGATACCGCAGGCAGTAGCCGTCGTGTACCAGGGCGCGATCGATTCGATGAACAACCCCGGCTTCCGCGGGTTCTCGGAAGTACTCTATGAGTTCTTCTCGGCATCGGCAAACAACGGAAGTGGATTCGAGGGGCTCGGTGACGGGACGTTGTTCTTCAATATCGTCGACGGGCTACAGGTACTATTAGCCCGGTACGTCCCGATCACGGCACAGCTCGCGATCGCCGGCTACCTCGCCAAAAAGAAGTTGAGCCCCGAGTCCAAGGGCTCGCTTGACACTGACACGCCGGCGTTCGTCGGACTTCTGATCGGTGTCATCATCATCGTCAGCGCGCTGGTGTTCCTGCCGGCGCTGGTGTTCGGCCCGATCGGCGAACTGCTGAGCGGAGGTATCTGA
- a CDS encoding DUF7556 family protein → MYIAQETDPDTDRARSVMGALDDGRFVIADLEREDRWMSVAQAVTADLEDTR, encoded by the coding sequence ATGTACATTGCCCAAGAAACCGACCCTGACACTGATAGAGCTCGTTCCGTCATGGGAGCCCTCGATGACGGCCGGTTCGTGATCGCGGATCTAGAACGGGAAGATCGATGGATGTCCGTTGCACAGGCGGTCACTGCTGACCTAGAGGATACCCGGTGA
- a CDS encoding universal stress protein: MSAQNEIGYERVLVPVGDKSDPNMLTELSSILVDPRRGAVRFTHVTTDRSFVGSQENWRTGSDSVAESQHTLRDEGIESTGTIRTASSALDGILEEAEEYEADAILIGWTDKDSVSSLVDKLLRKASCDVIVFSADRDPIDTDSILVPVVVQPDENRLQMLAIMSQRTDASITFAYVAGDEGTEEEGRALLDRSVEQLAEYGVQAETELVSASNAVNALGELSADHDVMVIGTSRGWWLRKTLFGRKTDKIATESQCSLLMHKWQGEVPPES; this comes from the coding sequence ATGTCAGCACAAAATGAAATAGGGTACGAGCGCGTGCTCGTTCCAGTCGGTGACAAGTCGGATCCGAACATGCTCACCGAGCTGTCGAGCATTCTTGTGGACCCGAGGCGCGGTGCGGTTCGGTTCACGCACGTGACGACGGATCGGAGCTTCGTCGGAAGCCAGGAAAACTGGCGAACGGGGTCCGATAGCGTCGCCGAAAGCCAGCACACCCTTCGCGACGAAGGGATCGAGAGTACGGGGACGATCCGGACTGCCTCCTCAGCTCTGGACGGCATCCTGGAGGAAGCCGAGGAGTACGAGGCGGACGCTATCCTCATCGGGTGGACAGACAAAGACTCGGTATCGAGTCTCGTCGATAAACTCCTCCGGAAGGCAAGCTGTGACGTCATCGTCTTCAGTGCCGACCGGGACCCGATAGACACCGACTCGATACTGGTGCCGGTGGTCGTCCAGCCAGACGAGAATCGCCTCCAGATGCTCGCAATTATGAGCCAACGAACCGACGCCTCGATAACCTTCGCGTACGTCGCGGGCGACGAGGGAACCGAAGAGGAGGGACGCGCCCTCCTCGACCGGTCGGTCGAGCAACTCGCCGAATACGGGGTGCAAGCCGAGACGGAACTCGTGAGTGCGAGCAACGCTGTCAACGCACTCGGCGAGCTGTCTGCCGATCACGACGTCATGGTTATCGGGACCTCACGTGGGTGGTGGCTGCGGAAGACACTGTTTGGCCGCAAAACGGACAAAATCGCCACAGAATCCCAGTGCTCGCTCCTGATGCACAAGTGGCAGGGGGAGGTTCCCCCGGAGTCCTGA
- the kdpB gene encoding potassium-transporting ATPase subunit KdpB — protein sequence MAEITVTIDTEQQKQAISDSLAKLDPRYLVKNPVLFVVELGTIIGLVMTIAPGWFGATGSRVYYAVITALLGFTVIFANYAEAYAELEGEAQADSLRALQTETEGKRLLDEDVDIEDISEDDYEVVASDKIEQDEVVFVDEGDIIPRDGTVVEGSASVDESAITGESEPVIRQSGGDRTSVVGGTEVLSDRIKVEVTSEKGESFLDQMIGLVEDAQRQKTPNEIAMTILLSGLTLVFVVAVATMFFFGEYLASFTSGFAGLDVAELVALLVALMPTTIGALLAAIRVAGMTRVTRRNVIAKSGRAVEAAGDLDALILDKTGTITTGERVAQDFHPLGDADDADVVRASYQSSLFDETTEGRSIVKLAEKMNGSEPATDGGQSDSEEVDEPGDSVDAPREVSTALDAEGLSESNFVPFSAETRMSGIDLSDGTEIRKGAVDAVEEYATNVPGKLRKKSNEISESGGTPLAIAVDKQVVGIIELQDELKPGISDRIAEIQKMGVETIMATGDNQRTARWVADQVGIDEFHAEFDPEEKIELVEDIQEDGKLVGMTGDGTNDAPALAKADVGLAMNAGTNAAKEAGNMVDLDSNPSKIIEVVGIGKQLLMTRGSLTTFSVANDVAKYFVLLPAILAAAIPGLAAMDILNLSTPASAVTATLVYNAFIIPLLIPLALRGVEYQAQSGSQLLRKNLIVYGGGGLIAPFIFIKAMDMLFVALGAFQ from the coding sequence ATGGCAGAGATCACAGTCACGATAGACACGGAACAACAGAAGCAGGCGATCAGCGATTCGCTCGCCAAGCTCGACCCGCGGTACCTGGTCAAGAACCCGGTACTGTTCGTCGTCGAACTCGGAACGATAATCGGCTTGGTGATGACGATAGCACCGGGATGGTTCGGCGCGACCGGCTCGCGCGTGTACTATGCGGTCATCACGGCGTTGCTCGGCTTCACCGTGATCTTCGCGAACTATGCGGAGGCGTACGCGGAACTGGAGGGTGAAGCGCAGGCAGACAGTCTGCGTGCGTTGCAGACGGAAACTGAGGGCAAACGGCTCCTCGATGAAGATGTCGACATCGAAGACATCAGCGAAGACGACTACGAGGTCGTCGCGAGCGACAAGATCGAGCAGGATGAGGTCGTCTTCGTCGACGAAGGAGACATCATCCCGCGCGACGGGACCGTCGTCGAAGGGAGTGCGTCGGTCGACGAATCCGCGATCACGGGCGAATCCGAACCGGTCATCCGCCAGTCCGGTGGTGATCGGACGTCCGTCGTCGGTGGGACCGAAGTGCTCTCCGACCGGATTAAGGTCGAAGTGACCTCCGAAAAGGGCGAGTCGTTCCTCGACCAGATGATCGGCCTCGTCGAGGACGCTCAGCGGCAGAAGACGCCCAACGAGATCGCGATGACGATCCTCCTGAGTGGACTGACGCTCGTGTTCGTCGTCGCTGTCGCGACGATGTTCTTCTTCGGCGAGTACCTCGCTAGCTTCACCAGCGGGTTCGCTGGGCTGGACGTCGCCGAACTGGTTGCGCTACTCGTCGCGCTCATGCCGACGACCATCGGTGCGCTGCTGGCGGCCATTCGCGTCGCAGGGATGACCCGTGTTACCCGGCGCAACGTCATCGCGAAGTCCGGTCGAGCAGTCGAGGCAGCCGGTGACCTCGACGCGCTGATCCTCGACAAGACGGGGACGATCACGACCGGTGAGCGCGTCGCACAGGACTTTCACCCGCTGGGTGACGCGGACGACGCGGATGTCGTCCGTGCGAGCTATCAGTCGTCGCTGTTCGACGAGACGACCGAGGGTCGTTCGATCGTCAAGCTCGCCGAGAAAATGAACGGATCGGAGCCGGCCACAGACGGTGGGCAGTCCGACTCCGAGGAGGTCGACGAGCCTGGCGATTCCGTCGACGCACCTCGTGAGGTGTCCACCGCTCTCGATGCCGAGGGGCTGTCGGAGAGCAACTTCGTCCCGTTCTCTGCCGAGACCCGGATGAGTGGAATCGACCTCTCCGACGGAACGGAGATCAGAAAAGGTGCGGTCGACGCAGTCGAAGAGTACGCGACCAACGTCCCGGGAAAACTCCGAAAGAAGTCGAACGAAATCAGTGAGAGCGGTGGGACGCCGCTCGCGATCGCCGTCGACAAGCAGGTCGTCGGCATCATCGAGCTACAAGACGAACTGAAGCCAGGGATCTCCGATCGGATCGCCGAAATCCAGAAGATGGGTGTCGAGACGATCATGGCGACCGGTGACAATCAGCGGACGGCACGCTGGGTTGCCGACCAGGTCGGCATCGACGAGTTCCACGCGGAATTCGACCCGGAGGAGAAGATCGAACTCGTCGAAGACATCCAGGAAGACGGGAAACTCGTCGGGATGACCGGTGACGGGACCAACGACGCCCCGGCACTAGCGAAAGCCGACGTGGGACTTGCGATGAACGCAGGGACCAACGCCGCGAAGGAGGCCGGCAACATGGTCGACCTCGATTCGAACCCCTCGAAGATCATCGAGGTGGTCGGGATCGGCAAGCAGCTGCTGATGACTCGTGGGTCGCTGACGACGTTCTCCGTCGCCAACGACGTCGCGAAGTACTTCGTGCTGCTTCCGGCGATCCTCGCGGCCGCGATTCCCGGACTCGCAGCGATGGACATCCTGAATCTCTCGACGCCGGCGAGTGCGGTGACGGCGACGCTGGTGTACAACGCGTTCATCATCCCGCTGCTCATCCCGCTCGCACTACGCGGTGTCGAGTACCAGGCCCAGAGCGGTTCCCAACTGCTCCGGAAGAACCTCATCGTCTACGGTGGCGGTGGCCTGATCGCCCCGTTCATCTTCATCAAGGCGATGGACATGCTGTTCGTCGCCCTGGGGGCGTTCCAATAA
- a CDS encoding Lrp/AsnC family transcriptional regulator, with protein MTTTSPSEHTRDSVYETDAIDAQVLSDLLLNARGLSTSDTAARVDVTPGTIRNRIDKLESNGVIEGYETRIDYQRLGFLPVLFVCTILPDEYGSISQEVGQLPAVTRTRVIHSGSRNFHVVAITNCQNQLAAIQNDLAGFDIEIESVSLINSDQIFQFSGFGCTEEDTHEEP; from the coding sequence ATGACAACCACTTCACCGTCTGAACACACGCGGGATTCAGTGTATGAGACTGACGCTATCGACGCGCAGGTTCTCTCTGACCTCCTCCTCAATGCACGCGGTCTTTCAACTTCGGATACAGCAGCACGAGTCGATGTGACACCGGGAACGATTCGAAACCGAATCGATAAACTGGAATCGAACGGGGTGATCGAGGGCTATGAAACCCGTATCGATTATCAGCGGCTCGGGTTTCTCCCGGTACTTTTTGTGTGCACAATATTGCCGGATGAATACGGGAGTATCTCCCAAGAAGTCGGACAACTTCCAGCAGTAACTCGTACTCGAGTCATCCACAGTGGCAGCCGCAACTTCCATGTTGTCGCTATCACGAACTGTCAAAACCAACTTGCGGCCATTCAAAATGATCTGGCCGGGTTCGATATCGAGATCGAATCGGTTTCGCTGATTAACTCCGATCAGATATTCCAATTCTCGGGGTTTGGATGTACAGAAGAGGACACCCACGAGGAGCCATGA
- the kdpC gene encoding potassium-transporting ATPase subunit KdpC, translating into MNRNDIMVPLRLLGVSLLVIGLLYQGSLMAIGDVLFPNNTAGSPVYVDGQEEPVGSQMIGQQFRPGQPEDAQYFWSRPSANDYNAMTSASTNWGPTNPLLSERVRTDLQNISQYETPDDSVPVNLVSESGSSYDAHISPAAAEYQVLRVANQTGISEQRLGEMIDEATKEPWLGIWGHERVNVLELNLMVRDALDEQNAAGQNNDMNAPEIANGDH; encoded by the coding sequence ATGAACCGTAACGACATCATGGTGCCACTGCGGCTCCTCGGTGTGAGTTTGCTCGTCATCGGGCTGCTCTACCAGGGGTCGCTGATGGCCATCGGCGACGTACTGTTCCCGAACAACACGGCAGGGAGTCCCGTCTACGTCGACGGACAGGAAGAGCCGGTCGGCTCACAGATGATCGGCCAGCAGTTCCGCCCTGGCCAGCCAGAGGACGCCCAGTACTTCTGGTCGCGTCCCTCGGCGAACGACTACAACGCGATGACGTCTGCCAGCACCAATTGGGGCCCGACGAATCCGCTTTTGAGTGAGCGGGTCCGCACGGACCTCCAGAACATCTCCCAGTACGAGACCCCCGACGACTCCGTGCCGGTCAATCTCGTCTCCGAATCGGGATCGTCGTACGACGCCCACATCTCCCCCGCGGCGGCGGAGTATCAGGTGCTGCGAGTTGCCAATCAGACCGGTATCTCCGAGCAGCGCCTAGGCGAGATGATCGACGAGGCGACAAAGGAGCCGTGGCTCGGTATCTGGGGGCACGAACGCGTGAACGTGCTCGAACTCAACCTCATGGTTCGAGACGCGCTCGACGAGCAGAACGCGGCTGGCCAGAACAACGATATGAACGCGCCCGAAATAGCGAACGGTGACCACTAA
- a CDS encoding universal stress protein translates to MTDPMSVPVQHPDGTLKTSSIAAHGPVSSPSYDILVPLPDAKTVDYDRLDIHRLLRTPLAIADDRNGSVTIASIVTAPSEISLNKVADASFSEEMTRVIDLARKRVAKIKDAVADCREDVPVSGLVIVGHVPDDVFAECTTGERYDAIFLAQGSRSEQRLWDESLFSTILETAACAVYLETLGTKTDLLVADPEDETDRDETSSLDDISSILLAVGTGPHSVLGAETARALGSTYGGSIRGVHLSESTDAERLQQGRKALDLTEYILSDLPDAEFESRESDNVVAELLQEIEKYDVAILGAPTKQPLLQRLFGQSLPDELEPQPTTSILTVRQPSHALDSVYYRWKQAIERTPDSEESPSLEGFEHV, encoded by the coding sequence ATGACAGATCCAATGTCGGTTCCAGTTCAGCACCCCGATGGAACGCTGAAGACATCCTCAATAGCCGCTCACGGGCCCGTTTCATCTCCGTCATACGATATTTTAGTTCCCCTCCCAGATGCTAAGACAGTCGATTACGACCGGTTGGATATCCATCGGCTCCTACGAACTCCGCTCGCCATTGCTGATGATCGAAACGGTTCGGTGACGATAGCCAGCATCGTAACTGCCCCGAGTGAGATCAGCCTGAACAAGGTGGCCGATGCGAGTTTCTCGGAGGAAATGACCCGGGTTATCGATCTCGCACGGAAACGGGTGGCGAAGATCAAGGATGCCGTGGCCGATTGTCGGGAAGACGTGCCAGTGTCGGGGTTAGTTATCGTAGGGCACGTACCCGATGACGTGTTTGCTGAGTGTACAACAGGTGAGCGCTACGATGCCATCTTTCTCGCTCAGGGTAGTAGGAGTGAGCAGCGACTATGGGATGAATCCTTGTTCAGCACGATCTTGGAGACCGCGGCTTGCGCCGTCTATCTCGAAACACTGGGCACAAAGACGGACCTCTTGGTGGCGGATCCGGAGGACGAAACAGACCGAGACGAAACATCGTCCCTAGACGATATTTCTAGCATCCTACTTGCCGTTGGCACAGGTCCTCATTCGGTTCTCGGAGCGGAGACTGCACGAGCTCTGGGGAGTACCTACGGGGGGAGTATCCGTGGAGTTCACCTTTCCGAAAGTACGGACGCGGAGCGCCTTCAGCAAGGGCGCAAGGCGCTCGACCTCACAGAATATATCCTTTCGGACCTCCCCGACGCCGAGTTTGAATCACGGGAATCTGATAATGTCGTGGCTGAACTCCTGCAGGAGATCGAGAAGTACGATGTTGCGATTCTCGGCGCGCCGACGAAGCAGCCGCTTCTCCAACGGTTGTTTGGTCAGTCGCTTCCAGACGAGTTAGAACCGCAACCGACGACCTCCATACTCACCGTTCGCCAACCGTCTCACGCGCTGGATTCGGTTTATTATCGGTGGAAACAGGCCATCGAACGCACCCCTGATAGTGAGGAGTCTCCGTCTCTAGAGGGGTTTGAGCATGTCTGA
- a CDS encoding TrkH family potassium uptake protein, translating to MANRLGTIARDLGQMLEALAGLILVSVLIPIVWREWWVVPGIVLSGILPLLVGVGLSRTFQDADDPGRLHGMMIAASGWFFVAVFGSIPFLLIAWTAQLDPSVFEVPARFTTEGTRTFNTLAAFQNPLNGFFESMSGFTGTGLTMTDNEAALPHTLQWWRSFIEWVGGVGVIVLTTAILARPGSGSLTLYESEARSEKIHPSIVSTVRTIWWIFLLFTFFSILLLWLADMPMWDAINHAMTGLATGGFSITDNSIGTYNSVAIDFALIPIMILGSIAFPIHYLILRGDLRNLYTDLQTRWIFIFFSLGTLILTAFLFAQGFYQTGTVAVAGTVLQGQAATLFQTFRYALFQFVSAASCTGFQTAGSLGPGWSAPAQLTVAFGMVVGAAAGSTVGGIKLIRLLTLGKGILFRIRGVFYPSSAVRTFRLDGRALSDDEASQEFEEAAIITFLWLLFLGLAAFVLMAALPMGPEGYTVENVLFEVASAQGNVGLSSGITGPGMPTVTKAMFLFNMWIGRLEIIPVLVLLRGLFVSMEVYD from the coding sequence ATGGCGAATCGTCTCGGGACGATTGCTCGTGACCTCGGACAGATGCTCGAGGCGCTAGCAGGACTCATTCTCGTCTCCGTTCTTATCCCCATTGTCTGGCGAGAGTGGTGGGTCGTTCCCGGAATCGTCCTTTCAGGAATACTCCCCTTGCTCGTTGGCGTTGGACTGTCGCGGACCTTTCAGGACGCAGATGATCCAGGTCGATTGCATGGGATGATGATTGCCGCCTCCGGATGGTTCTTCGTCGCAGTATTCGGCTCTATTCCCTTCCTGCTCATTGCCTGGACAGCGCAACTTGACCCCTCTGTCTTCGAAGTCCCGGCCCGGTTCACGACCGAAGGAACCAGGACGTTCAATACACTCGCCGCGTTTCAGAATCCACTCAACGGCTTTTTCGAAAGTATGAGCGGGTTCACCGGAACCGGACTGACGATGACTGACAACGAGGCGGCCCTCCCGCACACACTCCAATGGTGGCGTTCGTTTATCGAGTGGGTTGGTGGTGTGGGCGTCATTGTCCTTACGACTGCGATCCTCGCACGCCCGGGGAGTGGATCACTCACGCTCTATGAGAGTGAAGCACGCTCGGAGAAGATCCATCCCAGTATCGTTTCCACCGTCAGGACGATCTGGTGGATCTTCCTCCTGTTCACGTTCTTCTCGATTCTTCTCCTGTGGCTGGCGGACATGCCGATGTGGGATGCGATCAATCACGCGATGACTGGACTCGCAACTGGTGGGTTCTCGATTACGGATAACTCGATCGGTACGTACAACAGCGTCGCCATTGACTTCGCACTCATCCCGATCATGATTCTTGGGAGTATCGCGTTCCCGATCCATTATCTCATACTGCGGGGAGACCTCCGGAATCTCTACACAGATCTCCAGACTCGCTGGATATTCATTTTCTTTAGCCTCGGAACGTTGATTTTGACCGCCTTCCTGTTTGCTCAAGGGTTCTACCAAACAGGGACGGTCGCCGTTGCTGGAACCGTCCTTCAGGGACAGGCAGCAACGCTCTTTCAGACGTTTCGATATGCTCTCTTCCAGTTCGTCTCGGCGGCGTCGTGCACCGGGTTCCAGACTGCGGGCTCGCTTGGACCGGGATGGTCAGCGCCAGCACAGTTGACAGTCGCATTCGGGATGGTTGTCGGAGCAGCTGCCGGCTCAACCGTCGGTGGTATCAAACTCATTCGGTTGCTCACCCTTGGAAAGGGCATCCTGTTTCGTATCCGTGGCGTGTTCTACCCGTCGAGTGCTGTTCGCACGTTCCGACTGGATGGCAGGGCGTTATCGGATGACGAAGCATCCCAGGAGTTCGAAGAGGCCGCTATCATCACGTTCCTCTGGCTTCTGTTCCTCGGCCTCGCTGCATTCGTCTTGATGGCCGCGCTTCCGATGGGTCCAGAGGGATACACCGTCGAAAACGTTCTATTTGAGGTCGCTTCCGCACAAGGCAACGTCGGGCTTTCGTCGGGTATTACCGGACCTGGGATGCCAACGGTCACGAAGGCCATGTTCTTGTTCAACATGTGGATCGGCCGACTCGAAATCATCCCGGTGTTAGTGCTTCTGCGGGGTCTGTTCGTCTCGATGGAGGTGTATGACTAA
- a CDS encoding potassium channel family protein has protein sequence MYIIVVGAGAIGSQVIDLLTRTQNEIVVIETNTEIAEQVSRDYDCLVLNSDATIKDTLIDAGADQADAVITTTDQDATNIMVMLLAEELEVESKVSVVQNPDHMEIFRRIGVNVLENPQRLIGEYLVRAVQRPSVKDFMSLAGEAEVFEITVTEDSPVAETTLQKADSAGLLGTDVLVVAIERGEEVLTPRGDTVIHAGDLLTVFSKEGVTGEVMYTFTGKNE, from the coding sequence ATGTACATTATAGTTGTCGGTGCGGGGGCCATAGGCTCCCAGGTGATCGATCTGCTGACGAGGACCCAAAACGAGATCGTTGTGATCGAGACGAATACAGAGATCGCCGAGCAGGTGAGCCGTGATTACGATTGTCTTGTTCTGAATTCCGATGCGACAATCAAAGACACACTGATCGATGCCGGTGCAGACCAGGCTGATGCGGTCATCACTACAACCGACCAGGACGCGACCAATATTATGGTGATGTTGTTGGCCGAGGAACTCGAAGTCGAATCTAAGGTCAGCGTTGTACAAAACCCAGATCACATGGAGATTTTCCGTCGTATCGGTGTGAACGTCCTCGAAAACCCACAGCGGCTTATCGGAGAGTATCTTGTCAGGGCCGTGCAGCGTCCATCGGTGAAAGACTTCATGTCGTTAGCGGGTGAAGCGGAGGTATTCGAAATCACTGTGACAGAGGATTCCCCTGTGGCCGAGACAACACTGCAGAAAGCGGACTCCGCTGGGCTTCTGGGTACCGATGTACTCGTGGTGGCAATCGAGCGTGGTGAGGAAGTGTTGACTCCGCGTGGGGATACTGTGATTCATGCCGGGGATCTTCTTACGGTATTCTCGAAAGAGGGCGTCACTGGCGAGGTAATGTACACATTCACAGGGAAGAACGAATAA